AGCATCGAGGGCGTGTTGATCGTCTCGCCCTTGAAGATGCCCTCGATCAGCTTGCCGCCCTTGGTCAGGCGAAAGATCTTGGGCAGGGGCCAGGCGGGGGTATAGCTCTCCAGCCGCTCGACGGCGCGCGGCGACAGGATCAGCACGCCATGCGCGCCCTCGCCGCCCAGCACCTTCTGCCAGCTGAAGGTCACCACATCCAGCTTGTCCCAAGGCAGGTCCATGGCGAAGGCCGCGCTGGTCGCGTCGCAGATGGTCAGGCCCGCGCGATCCGCCGGGATCGCATCACCGTTCGGCACGCGCACGCCGCTGGTGGTGCCGTTCCAGGTGAAGACGACATCCTTATCGAAATCGACCTGCGTCAGATCGACGATCCTGCCGTAATCGGCCTTGCGGACGGTGGCATCCAGCTTCAGCTGCTTCACGGCATCCGTCACCCAGCCCTCGCCGAAGCTCTCCCAGGCCAGCATCTCGACTGGCCGTGCGCCCAGCAGGGTCCACATCGCCATCTCGACCGCGCCGGTGTCGGAACCGGGGACGATGCCGATGCGGTAATCCTCGGGCACGCCCAGGACCGCGCGGGTCAGGTCGATGGCCTCGGCCAGCTTGGACTTGCCCACGGCGGCGCGATGGGACCGGCCCAAGGGGGCGTCCGACAGCATGTCCAGCGAATAATGGGGGATCTTGGCACAGGGGCCCGAGGAGAAACGCGGATTTTCCGGCCGCGCAGCCGGGATCGCATGATCGGTCATGTGGCTAGCCTTCCAGCTATGAAGCCCCTCGTTGGGGAGGGGTGTCCCACGGACCGAGCTAGCCTGCCGCCGCCCCGAAATCAACCGTTCATTCGCGAAAAGGCCCCGACGCCAATGCAAAACCCCCGGAAACCAGAGGTTTCCGGGGGTTTTGTTCATGGTGCCCAGGAGAGGACTCGAACCTCCACGCCTTGCGGCACACGGACCTGAACCGTGCGCGTCTACCAATTCCGCCACCTGGGCAGGTGGTGTGAGCGGCTGATTAAAGACAGTGCGGGGGGGCGTCAATGGGGGTCGAACAGGAATTTCGAGATATTTTATGAAAGCCGGCATTTTTTCCCGACCGGCCATCCCCGGCCCATCCGGGCCTTGCGACAGCGACCCGCCTTGCCGCAGCGGCCCCGCTTGGATATGGGTTCTGCCATATTGCCCACATCAAGGAAGGCGAGACGCCATGACGAAACTGGTCACGATCTTCGGCGGGTCCGGCTTTGTCGGCCGGCAGGTGGCCCGGCTGATGGCCAGGCAGGGCTGGCGCGTGCGGATCGCGGTGCGCCGCCCCGACGAGGCGCTGTTCACCCGCACCTATGGCGCGGTGGGCCAGGTCGTCCCGGTCATGTGCAACATCCGCGACGAGATGTCGGTCCGCGCCGCCCTGTCGGGCGCCGATGCGGCGGTGAACTGCGTCAACATCCTGACCCCCAAGGGCAAGAGCACCTTCGACGCCGTCTTCGACCAGGGTGCCGCCCATATCGCCCGCCTCTCGGCCGAGATGGGGGTGGAACGCATGGTCCATATCTCCGGGCTGGGGATCGA
Above is a genomic segment from Paracoccus aestuarii containing:
- a CDS encoding phosphoserine transaminase, which translates into the protein MTDHAIPAARPENPRFSSGPCAKIPHYSLDMLSDAPLGRSHRAAVGKSKLAEAIDLTRAVLGVPEDYRIGIVPGSDTGAVEMAMWTLLGARPVEMLAWESFGEGWVTDAVKQLKLDATVRKADYGRIVDLTQVDFDKDVVFTWNGTTSGVRVPNGDAIPADRAGLTICDATSAAFAMDLPWDKLDVVTFSWQKVLGGEGAHGVLILSPRAVERLESYTPAWPLPKIFRLTKGGKLIEGIFKGETINTPSMLAVEDYLVALKWAQSLGGLSALIARADANAAAVRDFIADKDWIADLAEDPATGSTTSVCLKFTDPAIKDGAAFAKAVAKRLEKEGVALDAGAYRDAPAGLRIWCGSTVETADVAALMPWVEWAYRAELAAQ